One Polaribacter sp. SA4-12 genomic window carries:
- a CDS encoding pentapeptide repeat-containing protein translates to MDDYFDSEEYSKIDFSKTKIKKGEYENCTFVNCNFEGIHASNIQFVECEFIECNFSNTIVKDTAFKDVNFINCKMIGVKFNECDPFLLQFTFKDCQLNFSSFYQLKIPNTKFINCNLQEVDFTEAILTSSVFDNCDLKLAVFGRTNLEKSDFRTAFNFNINPEESKLKGAKFSKDNIIGLLSEYKIIIE, encoded by the coding sequence ATGGATGATTATTTTGACAGTGAAGAATATTCTAAAATTGATTTCAGTAAAACGAAAATTAAGAAAGGAGAATATGAGAATTGTACATTTGTAAATTGTAATTTCGAAGGAATTCACGCATCAAACATTCAGTTTGTAGAATGTGAGTTTATTGAATGTAACTTTAGCAATACAATTGTAAAAGATACTGCATTTAAAGATGTGAATTTTATCAATTGTAAAATGATAGGAGTGAAGTTCAATGAATGTGATCCTTTTTTATTGCAGTTTACATTTAAAGATTGTCAATTAAATTTTTCGTCTTTTTATCAATTAAAAATTCCGAATACAAAATTTATAAACTGTAATTTACAGGAAGTAGATTTTACAGAAGCGATTTTAACAAGTTCGGTTTTTGATAATTGTGATTTAAAATTAGCTGTTTTTGGTAGAACAAATCTTGAGAAATCAGATTTTAGAACAGCGTTTAATTTTAATATTAATCCTGAAGAAAGCAAGTTAAAAGGAGCAAAGTTTAGTAAAGATAATATTATTGGACTTTTATCAGAATATAAAATCATTATCGAGTAA
- a CDS encoding M3 family metallopeptidase gives MKKYIIIVAALVFVISCDTKEAKKENMMDISKNPLLTKSTLEYGTPDFTKIKTAHFLPAILEGMKLQNEAIAKITSNKEAPTFKNTILALEESSKVLDDVTSVFYGLAGAHTNDTIKANQTELAPKFSKHSDEILLNTKLFGKIKTVYNNLSEANLDAESNHLVKEYFKNFSKAGANLSEEKKEKLKEINSEIASLSNDFGKKLLDASKKGGIVVSDKTQLKGFSEEKIKSLEKDGKYEIQLINTTQQPSLQTLENREIRKQLFEKSIHRADAGEYNTSDLVKKMVLLRAEKAQILGFDNYASWSLQGTMAATPDKVFNMFKNLIPGSLEKAASEVKEIQAEIKKEGKDFKLSPYDWNHYAEKVRKSKYNLDEDEVKQYFEITNVLEKGVFYAATKLYGITFKKRTDIPTYHPDVVVYELFEEDGSKLGLYFGDFFARDSKRGGAWMSSFVKQSKLRNQKPVIYNVCNSPKPAAGEPALISFDGVETMFHEFGHALHGFFGNQKYASISGTSTARDFVEFPSQFNENWSTHPEILKNYALHYKTGKVIPAELLKKIKDAGTFNQGYSMIENLCSSSLDMKWHTISADEKIEDVAKFEAGALKSMKLNVDEIPPRYRSTYFAHIFSGGYAAGYYSYLWTEMLSHDAYDWFKDNGLLTRENGQKFREQVLSKGNTMDYAEMYKTFAGRNPEAAPMLKARGLK, from the coding sequence ATGAAAAAATATATAATAATAGTAGCCGCATTAGTATTTGTAATTTCTTGCGATACTAAAGAAGCAAAAAAAGAAAATATGATGGATATTTCTAAAAATCCTTTATTAACTAAAAGCACGTTGGAGTATGGTACTCCAGATTTTACTAAAATAAAAACAGCTCATTTTTTACCTGCAATTTTAGAAGGTATGAAATTACAAAATGAAGCAATTGCAAAAATCACATCAAATAAAGAAGCGCCAACTTTTAAAAATACCATTTTAGCTTTAGAAGAAAGTAGTAAGGTTTTAGATGATGTAACTTCTGTTTTTTACGGTCTTGCTGGTGCACATACAAATGATACTATAAAAGCGAATCAAACAGAATTAGCTCCGAAATTTTCTAAACACAGTGATGAGATTTTATTGAACACAAAGTTGTTTGGAAAAATTAAAACGGTTTATAATAATTTGTCTGAAGCTAATTTAGATGCTGAATCAAATCACTTAGTAAAAGAGTATTTTAAAAACTTCTCTAAAGCAGGTGCAAATTTATCCGAAGAGAAAAAGGAAAAGTTAAAAGAAATAAATTCTGAAATAGCTAGTTTGTCAAATGATTTTGGAAAGAAATTATTAGACGCAAGTAAAAAAGGCGGAATTGTAGTTTCTGATAAAACTCAGTTAAAAGGTTTTTCTGAAGAAAAAATTAAGTCTTTAGAAAAAGATGGGAAGTATGAAATTCAGTTAATAAATACAACGCAACAACCTTCTTTACAAACTTTAGAAAATAGAGAAATTAGAAAACAATTATTCGAGAAATCAATACATAGAGCTGATGCTGGAGAATACAATACTAGTGATTTAGTTAAGAAAATGGTTTTGTTACGTGCTGAAAAAGCACAGATTTTAGGTTTTGATAATTATGCAAGTTGGAGTTTACAAGGAACAATGGCTGCAACACCAGATAAAGTTTTTAACATGTTTAAAAACTTAATTCCTGGTTCTTTAGAAAAAGCAGCATCTGAAGTAAAAGAAATTCAGGCAGAAATTAAAAAGGAAGGAAAAGACTTTAAATTATCGCCATACGATTGGAATCATTACGCAGAAAAAGTTCGTAAATCTAAATATAATTTAGATGAAGATGAAGTAAAGCAGTATTTTGAAATAACGAATGTTTTAGAAAAAGGAGTTTTTTATGCAGCGACAAAGTTATACGGAATTACTTTTAAAAAACGTACAGACATTCCAACGTATCATCCTGACGTAGTTGTTTATGAATTGTTTGAAGAAGATGGAAGTAAATTAGGATTGTACTTTGGTGATTTCTTTGCAAGAGACAGCAAACGTGGCGGTGCGTGGATGAGTAGTTTTGTAAAACAATCTAAATTACGTAACCAAAAACCTGTAATTTATAATGTTTGTAACTCGCCAAAACCAGCAGCAGGAGAACCAGCATTAATCAGTTTTGATGGAGTTGAAACAATGTTTCACGAATTTGGTCATGCATTGCATGGTTTTTTCGGAAATCAAAAATATGCTTCAATTTCAGGAACAAGTACAGCGAGAGATTTTGTAGAATTTCCATCACAGTTTAACGAGAACTGGTCTACACATCCAGAAATATTAAAAAACTACGCTTTACATTATAAAACAGGAAAAGTAATTCCTGCTGAATTATTGAAGAAAATTAAAGATGCAGGTACTTTTAATCAAGGATATTCTATGATTGAAAACTTATGTTCTTCTAGCTTAGATATGAAATGGCACACAATTTCTGCCGATGAAAAAATTGAAGATGTAGCTAAATTTGAAGCAGGAGCTTTAAAAAGTATGAAATTAAATGTTGATGAAATTCCACCAAGATATCGTTCAACTTATTTTGCACACATTTTTAGTGGTGGATATGCAGCAGGTTATTACTCATATTTATGGACAGAAATGTTAAGTCATGATGCGTATGACTGGTTTAAAGACAATGGATTATTAACTCGTGAAAACGGACAAAAATTCCGTGAACAAGTTTTATCAAAAGGAAATACAATGGATTATGCAGAAATGTATAAAACCTTTGCAGGTAGAAATCCAGAAGCAGCACCAATGTTAAAAGCGAGAGGATTAAAATAA
- the nadC gene encoding carboxylating nicotinate-nucleotide diphosphorylase, translating to MISKEQFEKELELIIKNAIREDIGDGDHTSLSCIPEDAIGKAKLLVKDDGIIAGVEFAKQVFSYVDKDLQVETFINDGEKVKYGDIVFHVSGKSQSILMAERLVLNAMQRMSAIATKTAFFADLLKGTKTKVLDTRKTTPGIRALEKWAVKIGGGENHRFALYDMVMIKDNHIDFAGGITAAITKTKKYLADKKLDIKIIVEARSLEEIKEILSNEGVYRILIDNFNYEDTRKAVALIGDTCLTESSGGINEDTIRKYADCGVDFISSGALTHSVYNLDLSLKAID from the coding sequence ATGATATCAAAAGAACAATTTGAAAAAGAACTAGAACTTATTATAAAAAATGCCATCAGAGAAGATATTGGAGATGGAGATCATACCTCACTTTCTTGTATTCCTGAAGATGCAATAGGGAAAGCAAAATTGTTAGTGAAAGATGATGGAATTATAGCAGGAGTTGAGTTTGCAAAACAAGTTTTTTCTTACGTAGATAAAGATTTACAAGTAGAAACATTTATAAATGATGGAGAAAAAGTAAAATATGGAGATATCGTTTTTCATGTTTCAGGAAAATCTCAATCTATTTTAATGGCAGAACGTTTGGTTTTAAATGCAATGCAAAGAATGTCTGCAATTGCAACTAAAACAGCTTTTTTTGCTGATTTATTAAAAGGAACAAAAACAAAAGTATTAGATACAAGAAAAACAACTCCAGGAATTAGAGCTTTAGAAAAATGGGCTGTAAAAATTGGAGGAGGAGAAAACCACCGTTTTGCGTTGTACGATATGGTAATGATTAAAGACAATCATATAGATTTTGCTGGCGGAATTACAGCTGCAATTACAAAAACGAAGAAATATTTAGCTGACAAAAAGTTAGATATTAAGATTATTGTAGAAGCGAGAAGTTTAGAGGAAATTAAAGAAATTTTGTCTAACGAAGGTGTTTATAGAATTCTAATTGACAACTTTAATTATGAAGATACTAGAAAAGCAGTTGCTTTAATTGGTGATACTTGTTTAACAGAGTCTTCTGGTGGAATTAATGAAGATACTATTAGAAAATATGCAGATTGTGGAGTAGATTTTATTTCTTCTGGCGCATTAACGCATTCTGTTTATAATTTAGATTTGAGTTTAAAAGCGATTGATTAA
- the rlmH gene encoding 23S rRNA (pseudouridine(1915)-N(3))-methyltransferase RlmH, producing MKIKLLAIGKTDNKNLIQLIDEYQNRLKHYIKFELEIIPDIKNVKNLSEVQQKEKEGDLILSKLQNTDQLVLLDDKGKHFTSIEFSQYLQKKMNSGIKQLVLVIGGPYGFSDAVYKKSIGKISLSKMTFSHQMIRLFIVEQLYRGFTILKNEPYHHE from the coding sequence ATGAAAATTAAATTACTCGCTATTGGTAAAACTGATAATAAAAACTTGATTCAGTTAATTGATGAATATCAAAACCGATTAAAACATTATATAAAGTTCGAATTAGAAATTATTCCTGATATTAAAAATGTTAAGAATTTAAGTGAAGTTCAGCAAAAAGAAAAAGAAGGCGATTTAATTTTATCCAAACTACAAAACACAGATCAATTGGTTTTGTTAGATGATAAAGGAAAACACTTTACTTCTATTGAATTTTCTCAGTATTTACAAAAGAAAATGAATTCTGGAATTAAACAACTTGTTTTGGTTATTGGAGGACCTTATGGCTTTTCTGATGCTGTTTATAAAAAATCTATTGGAAAAATATCATTATCTAAAATGACATTTTCCCATCAAATGATTCGTTTATTTATTGTTGAACAATTATACAGAGGTTTTACTATTTTAAAGAATGAACCTTATCATCATGAGTAA
- a CDS encoding FAD-dependent oxidoreductase, whose translation MKYVIVGGVAGGATTAARLRRIDENAEIIMLEKGPHISYANCGLPYYIGGIIKDRDKLLVQTPESFNARFNIDIRIHSEVVSVNSADKSLEVKKMQTGEVYTETYDKLILSPGASPIKPPIPGINSPNIFTLRNVLDTDKIKAFVDDEYPRTAVVVGAGFIGLEMAENLHHIGVKVTVVEAASQVMNMMDSEIAAPLHQHFKEKNVGLFLEDAVKEFVPNGELTEVHLSSERIIKADFVILSIGVRPDTFLAKSAGIKIGETGGIWVDEYLQTSKEDIYAVGDAIEFPHPISGKPSLAFLAGPANKQGRILADNMVFGHKRKYQGSIGTAIAKVFDLTAGITGLTHKGLKALGIKHESTIVNAGSHAGYYPGAKQMIIKISFNPENGKLLGGQVVGYDGVDKRLDLLATTIKNGGTIYDLEEIEHAYAPPFSSAKDPVNQAGFNAENIINGFFKPLSPFQFKKLSIEDSFVLDVRTPKEYDLGAIVGAVNIEVDDLRNHLNEIPKNKKLLIYCAAGLRGYIAARILRQNGFDDVYNLSGGLKVYNQTMAEQSNAIFYEVN comes from the coding sequence ATGAAGTACGTTATTGTAGGAGGTGTTGCCGGTGGAGCAACTACAGCAGCTCGTTTGAGAAGAATTGATGAAAACGCAGAAATTATCATGTTAGAAAAAGGGCCACATATTTCTTATGCAAATTGTGGATTGCCTTATTATATTGGAGGAATTATTAAAGATAGAGATAAACTTTTAGTGCAAACACCAGAGAGTTTTAATGCACGTTTTAATATTGATATTCGTATACATTCTGAAGTTGTTTCTGTAAATTCTGCTGATAAAAGTCTTGAGGTTAAAAAGATGCAAACAGGTGAAGTTTATACAGAAACCTATGATAAATTAATTCTATCTCCTGGTGCTTCACCAATTAAGCCGCCAATACCTGGTATTAATTCTCCTAACATTTTTACGTTACGTAATGTTCTGGATACTGATAAAATTAAAGCTTTTGTAGATGATGAATATCCAAGAACAGCAGTTGTTGTTGGAGCTGGATTTATTGGTTTAGAAATGGCAGAAAACTTGCATCATATTGGTGTTAAAGTTACTGTTGTAGAGGCTGCTAGTCAGGTAATGAATATGATGGATAGCGAAATTGCTGCACCTTTACATCAGCATTTTAAAGAGAAAAATGTTGGTTTGTTTTTAGAAGATGCTGTAAAAGAGTTTGTGCCTAATGGTGAGCTTACAGAAGTTCATTTATCTAGCGAAAGAATCATTAAAGCAGATTTTGTAATATTATCAATAGGTGTTAGACCAGATACGTTTTTAGCGAAATCAGCAGGAATTAAAATTGGTGAAACAGGAGGTATTTGGGTAGATGAATACTTGCAAACTTCTAAAGAAGATATTTATGCTGTTGGTGATGCAATTGAATTTCCTCATCCTATTTCTGGTAAACCAAGTTTAGCTTTTTTAGCTGGTCCAGCAAATAAACAAGGACGTATTTTGGCTGATAATATGGTTTTTGGTCATAAAAGAAAATACCAAGGTTCAATTGGTACTGCAATTGCAAAAGTATTCGATTTAACTGCAGGTATTACTGGGTTAACACATAAAGGTTTAAAAGCTTTAGGCATTAAGCATGAAAGTACAATTGTAAATGCAGGTTCGCATGCAGGTTATTATCCTGGAGCGAAACAAATGATAATTAAAATAAGTTTTAACCCAGAAAATGGTAAGTTGTTAGGTGGGCAAGTTGTTGGTTATGATGGTGTTGATAAACGATTAGATTTGTTAGCAACTACGATTAAAAATGGAGGAACAATTTACGATTTAGAAGAAATAGAGCATGCCTATGCGCCTCCTTTTAGTTCTGCAAAAGACCCTGTAAATCAAGCAGGTTTTAATGCAGAAAATATAATCAATGGTTTTTTTAAACCATTATCTCCTTTTCAATTTAAAAAACTAAGTATTGAAGATTCTTTTGTACTTGATGTTCGTACACCAAAAGAATATGATTTAGGAGCCATAGTTGGTGCTGTTAATATTGAAGTTGATGATTTAAGAAATCATTTAAATGAAATTCCAAAAAATAAAAAATTATTAATTTATTGTGCTGCAGGATTGCGTGGTTATATAGCTGCACGTATTCTTCGTCAAAACGGATTTGATGATGTTTACAATCTTTCTGGAGGTTTAAAAGTTTATAATCAAACAATGGCAGAACAGTCTAATGCTATTTTTTATGAAGTAAACTAG
- a CDS encoding non-canonical purine NTP diphosphatase gives MKLVFATNNLNKLKEVQEMLPDSIELLSLKDINCFDEIDETEITLEGNAKLKADYITKKFGFNCFADDTGLEVESLDGKPGVYSARFAGEPANSENNMQKLLVNLEHKQNRKAQFRTAVALNINDEKFLFEGICKGEILKRKHGEKGFGYDPIFKPEGFDQSFAEMTSEEKNTISHRGIAIQKLVAFLEKNYS, from the coding sequence ATGAAACTCGTCTTTGCAACCAACAATTTAAATAAACTAAAAGAAGTACAAGAAATGTTACCAGATTCAATTGAATTATTGAGTTTAAAAGACATTAATTGTTTTGATGAGATTGACGAAACTGAAATTACTTTAGAAGGAAATGCAAAATTAAAAGCAGATTACATTACTAAGAAGTTCGGTTTTAATTGTTTTGCTGATGATACTGGCCTTGAAGTAGAAAGTTTAGATGGTAAACCTGGAGTATATTCTGCTCGTTTTGCTGGTGAACCTGCTAACTCAGAAAATAATATGCAAAAACTATTAGTCAACTTAGAGCATAAGCAAAACAGAAAAGCACAATTTAGAACTGCGGTTGCTTTAAATATAAATGATGAAAAATTTCTTTTTGAAGGAATTTGTAAAGGTGAAATTTTAAAAAGAAAACACGGAGAAAAAGGTTTTGGTTACGACCCAATTTTTAAACCAGAAGGTTTTGATCAATCTTTTGCAGAAATGACTTCAGAAGAAAAAAACACGATTTCTCATAGAGGAATTGCAATACAGAAATTAGTCGCTTTTTTAGAGAAAAATTATTCGTAA
- a CDS encoding FecCD family ABC transporter permease translates to MENKFYTKHFIFLSVLLVILFFLNISFGSVSIPFKDIFNSVFGGNVAKDSWETIVINFRIPKAITAVLVGSGLSICGLLMQTLFRNPLAGPFVLGISSGASLGVAILILGSSVFGGFLLTSSLSNWSLPIAASLGAFLVLSAVIIAANRVRNTMSILIIGLMFGSLTSAIISVLAYFSEAAQIQQYLFWSFGSLGNLSWNEITVFIIIYAVGILGTISVIKPLNSFLLGENYAKSLGINVKRSRNIILLITSLLTGVITAFSGPIAFVGLAVPHIARMLFSSSNHKILLPAVAIIGAIVLLICDMIAQLPTSEFTLPINAITSLFGAPVVIWLLVRKKRIFV, encoded by the coding sequence ATGGAAAACAAATTTTATACAAAACACTTTATTTTTTTATCAGTTTTACTGGTAATCTTGTTCTTCTTGAACATCAGTTTTGGGTCTGTTTCTATTCCGTTTAAAGACATCTTTAATAGCGTTTTTGGTGGCAATGTTGCCAAAGATAGTTGGGAAACAATTGTCATCAATTTTAGAATTCCGAAAGCAATAACTGCTGTTTTAGTGGGTTCTGGTTTGTCTATTTGTGGTTTGTTAATGCAAACCTTATTTAGAAATCCTTTAGCAGGTCCTTTTGTATTAGGTATTTCTTCTGGTGCAAGTTTAGGAGTTGCTATTTTAATTTTAGGTTCTTCTGTTTTTGGAGGCTTTTTATTAACGAGTTCTCTTTCTAATTGGTCTTTACCAATTGCTGCAAGTTTAGGTGCTTTTTTAGTTTTATCAGCAGTTATTATTGCTGCAAATAGAGTTAGAAACACCATGTCAATTCTAATCATAGGTTTAATGTTTGGTTCATTAACTTCGGCTATAATTAGTGTTTTAGCTTATTTTAGTGAAGCTGCTCAAATACAACAATACTTATTTTGGAGTTTTGGAAGTTTAGGAAATTTATCTTGGAATGAAATAACTGTGTTTATCATTATTTATGCAGTCGGAATTTTAGGAACCATTTCTGTAATAAAACCACTAAACAGTTTTTTATTAGGTGAAAACTATGCAAAAAGCTTAGGAATAAATGTAAAGAGAAGTAGAAATATCATTTTATTAATTACCAGTCTTTTAACAGGAGTTATTACTGCTTTTTCTGGACCAATTGCATTTGTAGGTTTGGCGGTTCCTCACATAGCGAGAATGTTATTTTCTAGTTCAAATCATAAAATACTATTACCTGCTGTTGCCATAATTGGCGCAATTGTTTTATTAATTTGCGATATGATTGCACAATTACCAACAAGCGAATTTACACTACCAATTAATGCAATTACCTCACTATTTGGAGCGCCAGTTGTAATTTGGTTGTTAGTTAGAAAGAAAAGGATATTTGTTTAA
- a CDS encoding GNAT family N-acetyltransferase, with protein sequence MIEKLDNKNELVSEEIRAVFQESYKIEAELLNAIDFPPLKRELENYRNSNTDFFGYLKDDKLAGVIEINHNSEYTHIQSLVVNPLNFRQGIASALMNFALSNYNSSLFIVETGVKNEPASNLYRRFGFIETKQWDTNHGVRKVKFELQKN encoded by the coding sequence ATGATTGAAAAACTTGACAATAAAAACGAACTTGTTTCTGAGGAAATTCGTGCTGTTTTTCAAGAATCTTATAAAATTGAAGCTGAGTTATTAAATGCTATCGATTTTCCGCCTTTAAAAAGGGAATTAGAAAATTATAGAAATAGTAATACAGATTTCTTTGGGTATTTAAAAGATGATAAATTAGCAGGAGTTATTGAAATTAATCATAATAGTGAGTATACTCACATACAAAGTTTAGTTGTAAATCCACTAAACTTTAGACAAGGCATTGCAAGTGCTTTAATGAATTTTGCTTTAAGCAACTATAATTCTAGTCTATTTATAGTAGAAACAGGTGTTAAAAACGAGCCTGCATCTAATTTATATAGAAGATTTGGTTTTATAGAAACAAAACAATGGGATACAAATCATGGAGTTAGAAAAGTAAAATTCGAACTTCAGAAAAACTAA
- a CDS encoding ABC transporter ATP-binding protein: MGKSTLLRTISKVQDPISGDIFIHQKKLNELTEKELSTQLSLVLTERLPESQLTVYELIALGRQPYTNWIDKLSDKDIEKVETAIHQTEIEHLKNNRFYELSDGQLQRVLIARALAQDTEIIILDEPTAHLDMHHTIKIFSLLQKLVAETQKTVIISSHEVNLSIQLADEIILLTENTFHAGTPEKLIEENAFDTLFPKELINFNKELQQFVISKK; encoded by the coding sequence ATTGGGAAATCTACTTTATTAAGAACAATTTCTAAAGTACAAGATCCTATTTCTGGCGACATATTTATCCATCAGAAAAAACTAAACGAACTTACAGAAAAAGAACTTTCTACACAGTTAAGTTTGGTGTTAACAGAACGTTTACCAGAAAGTCAATTAACGGTGTACGAATTAATTGCCTTAGGGAGACAACCTTACACAAATTGGATTGACAAACTTTCTGACAAGGATATCGAAAAGGTAGAAACAGCGATTCATCAAACAGAAATAGAACACCTTAAAAACAATCGTTTTTACGAATTGAGTGATGGTCAATTACAAAGAGTTCTTATTGCTAGAGCGTTGGCGCAAGACACAGAAATTATTATTTTAGATGAGCCTACCGCACATTTAGACATGCATCACACCATTAAAATATTTTCTTTATTGCAAAAGTTAGTGGCAGAAACTCAGAAAACAGTTATCATTTCTTCTCACGAAGTTAATTTATCTATTCAATTGGCTGATGAAATTATTCTTTTAACAGAAAACACGTTTCATGCAGGTACACCAGAAAAATTAATTGAAGAAAATGCTTTCGATACTTTATTTCCAAAAGAATTGATTAACTTCAATAAGGAGTTGCAACAATTTGTCATTAGTAAAAAATGA
- a CDS encoding M28 family metallopeptidase produces the protein MKTSLYTLGLLFFIACSSSQNASKEIENTGDPTKYAATITAENLKTHLYIFASDEFEGRNTGEPGQKKAIKYLKDFYVSQQIISPLGGDDYYQEVPAEFLNKNAGGAVLKDSENVLAFIKGTEKPDEIVVISAHLDHEGIKDGKIYNGADDDGSGSMAILEIAEAFKAAVKDGNGPKRSILFLHVTGEEKGLLGSKYYTENPIFPLANTVCNLNIDMIGRVDKAHEKNPNYVYVIGADKLSTELQQVSDSVNTKYTNIHLDYKYNDEDDPNRFYYRSDHYNFAKHNIPVIFYFNGTHDDYHKPTDTPDKIEYDLLAKRTRLVFYTAWEVANRKTRLVVDKTPTK, from the coding sequence ATGAAAACATCTCTATACACTCTTGGTCTTCTCTTTTTTATAGCATGTAGTTCTAGTCAGAATGCTTCTAAAGAAATTGAAAACACAGGAGATCCAACAAAATACGCAGCAACTATTACAGCAGAAAACTTAAAAACACATTTATATATTTTTGCTTCGGATGAGTTTGAAGGAAGAAATACAGGAGAACCTGGTCAGAAAAAAGCCATTAAGTATTTAAAAGACTTTTATGTAAGTCAACAAATTATTTCACCTTTAGGTGGCGATGATTATTACCAAGAAGTGCCCGCAGAATTTTTAAATAAAAATGCAGGAGGTGCTGTATTAAAAGATTCAGAAAATGTATTGGCTTTTATAAAAGGAACAGAAAAACCAGATGAAATTGTTGTTATTTCCGCACATTTAGATCACGAAGGTATAAAAGACGGTAAAATTTACAATGGTGCAGATGATGATGGTTCTGGTTCTATGGCAATTTTAGAAATTGCTGAAGCTTTTAAAGCGGCAGTAAAAGACGGAAATGGTCCTAAGAGATCTATTTTATTTTTACATGTTACTGGTGAAGAAAAAGGATTGTTAGGTTCTAAATATTATACAGAAAATCCAATTTTTCCGTTAGCAAATACGGTGTGTAATTTAAATATAGACATGATTGGTAGAGTTGATAAAGCGCATGAAAAAAACCCGAATTACGTGTATGTAATTGGTGCAGATAAGTTAAGTACAGAACTACAACAAGTTTCGGATAGCGTAAATACAAAATACACCAACATTCATTTAGATTATAAATATAATGATGAAGACGACCCAAATCGTTTTTACTACAGATCGGATCATTATAACTTTGCAAAACACAATATACCAGTTATCTTTTATTTTAATGGTACGCATGATGATTACCACAAACCAACAGATACACCAGACAAAATTGAATACGATTTATTAGCAAAAAGAACACGTTTGGTTTTTTATACAGCTTGGGAAGTTGCCAATAGAAAAACAAGATTGGTTGTAGATAAAACTCCTACTAAATAA
- a CDS encoding DNA/RNA non-specific endonuclease, producing MINQSNLKRETRYGVPAADQILFNRHYVLGYSYYFRQAKWALEIVDKDRTDVERLDNFRPDDRIPERFRADLADYVNSGFDRGHLVSSANQIETKIQNSETFLLSNMSPQNPNFNRGIWKKLESAIRVLNAQKNILETYVISGPLFMFDKEIKVVESTKETGVTLPIPHAYYKSILTENHRGALHLWSFIIPNEETDEEIEAFQVPTNKIEKISGLFLWESLVGTKVTRDKNKMRKIWEY from the coding sequence ATGATTAATCAATCTAACTTAAAGCGAGAAACCAGATATGGAGTTCCTGCTGCAGATCAAATTCTTTTTAACAGACATTATGTATTAGGGTATTCCTACTATTTTAGACAAGCTAAATGGGCTTTAGAAATTGTAGATAAAGACAGAACAGATGTAGAAAGATTAGATAATTTTAGACCAGATGATAGAATTCCAGAAAGGTTTAGAGCAGATTTAGCAGATTATGTAAACTCTGGCTTCGATAGAGGTCATCTTGTTTCTAGTGCAAACCAAATAGAAACTAAAATACAAAATAGCGAAACGTTTTTACTCTCTAACATGTCGCCACAAAACCCCAATTTTAATAGAGGAATCTGGAAAAAGTTAGAAAGCGCCATAAGGGTTTTAAATGCTCAAAAAAACATTTTAGAAACCTATGTAATCTCCGGACCGCTATTTATGTTTGATAAAGAAATAAAAGTAGTCGAATCTACAAAAGAAACCGGCGTAACTTTGCCAATACCACATGCGTATTACAAATCTATACTTACAGAAAACCACAGAGGCGCTTTACATTTATGGTCTTTTATTATACCAAATGAAGAAACGGATGAAGAAATAGAAGCGTTTCAAGTACCTACAAATAAGATTGAAAAAATTTCTGGTTTGTTTCTTTGGGAAAGTTTAGTTGGCACAAAAGTAACCAGAGATAAAAATAAAATGCGTAAAATTTGGGAGTATTAA